A genomic segment from Glycine max cultivar Williams 82 chromosome 1, Glycine_max_v4.0, whole genome shotgun sequence encodes:
- the CRK2 gene encoding cysteine-rich receptor-like protein kinase 2 has translation MKKLVSLISFQCNFFLLIKLLLLSKTIIAEPRAKTVLITCGHELEHNTTIFVPNFVATMEKISDEMRKTGFGTAIVGTGPDTNYGLAQCYGDLSLLDCVLCYAEARTVLPQCFPYNSGRIFLDGCFMRAENYSFFNEYTGPGDRAVCGNTTRKNSSFHAAAMQAVLRAVQDAPNNKGYAKGNVAVAGTTNQSAYVLADCWRTLDKSSCKACLENASSSILGCLPWQEGRALNTGCFMRYSDTDFLNKEQENGSSRGNVVVIVIAVVSSVTVLVVGVTIGVYIWKQRYIQKKRRGSNDAKKLAKTLQNNNLNFKYSTLDKATESFHENNKLGQGGFGTVYKGVLADGREIAVKRLFFNNRHRAADFYNEVNIISSVEHKNLVRLLGCSCSGPESLLVYEFLPNRSLDRYIFDKNKGKELNWENRYEIIIGTAEGLVYLHENSKTRIIHRDIKASNILLDAKLRAKIADFGLARSFQEDQSHISTAIAGTLGYMAPEYLAHGQLTEKADVYSFGVLLLEIVTARQNNRSKASEYSDSLVTVAWKHFQAGTSEQLFDPNLDLQEDHNSNVNVKDEIIRVVHIGLLCTQEVPSLRPSMSKALQMLTKKEEHLDAPSNPPFLDESTMELHDTSGDPFYPLTAPDSIATMSHSSFYPR, from the exons ATGAAGAAACTAGTCTCTCTCATCTCTTTTCAATGCAACTTTTTCCTTCTCATCAAGTTACTACTACTATCGAAGACTATAATAGCAGAACCAAGGGCCAAGACAGTCCTAATAACATGTGGCCATGAACTAGAGCACAACACTACTATCTTTGTTCCAAATTTTGTTGCAACTATGGAGAAGATCAGTGATGAGATGCGCAAAACTGGCTTTGGCACCGCAATTGTAGGGACTGGACCCGATACTAACTATGGCCTTGCCCAGTGTTATGGAGATCTTTCATTACTTGACTGTGTATTATGCTATGCTGAGGCACGCACGGTTCTTCCTCAGTGCTTCCCTTATAATTCTGGTCGCATTTTCCTTGACGGTTGCTTCATGAGAGCTGAGAATTATAGTTTCTTTAATGAGTATACGGGACCGGGAGACAGAGCTGTATGTGGGAACACAACAAGGAAGAACTCAAGTTTTCACGCAGCGGCAATGCAGGCAGTTTTGAGAGCAGTTCAAGATGCACCTAACAACAAAGGATATGCCAAAGGGAATGTTGCTGTAGCAGGAACAACTAACCAATCTGCTTATGTTCTGGCCGATTGTTGGAGGACTTTGGACAAAAGCTCTTGCAAAGCATGTCTTGAGAATGCATCCTCTTCCATATTGGGATGCTTGCCTTGGCAAGAAGGGCGAGCGCTGAACACCGGGTGTTTCATGAGGTACTCAGACACAGATTTTCTTAACAAAGAGCAGGAAAATGGGAGTTCAAGAG GTAATGTGGTAGTGATAGTGATTGCAGTAGTCAGTTCGGTGACTGTTTTGGTGGTTGGAGTAACTATTGGAGTTTATATATGGAAACAAAGATACATTCAAAAGAAACGAAGAG GTTCAAATGATGCAAAAAAGTTGGCAAAAACACTTCAGAACAATAACTTGAACTTCAAGTACTCTACATTGGACAAGGCCACTGAATCTTTTCATGAGAATAACAAGTTAGGGCAAGGAGGATTTGGAACAGTTTATAAA GGAGTTCTAGCTGATGGAAGAGAGATTGCTGTGAAGAGATTATTTTTCAACAACAGACATAGAGCAGCAGATTTCTACAATGAAGTCAACATAATTAGTAGCGTGGAGCACAAGAATCTAGTCAGACTGTTAGGATGCAGTTGTTCAGGACCTGAAAGCCTGCTTGTATATGAATTTCTACCCAACCGAAGTCTTGACCGCTACATTTTTG ATAAAAACAAGGGCAAAGAATTGAACTGGGAAAATAGATATGAAATTATCATCGGGACAGCTGAAGGATTGGTTTATCTACATGAGAACTCCAAAACAAGAATAATTCACAGAGATATAAAAGCCAGCAACATCTTATTGGATGCAAAGCTTCGTGCTAAAATTGCAGATTTTGGTTTGGCCAGGTCCTTTCAAGAGGACCAGAGCCACATAAGTACAGCTATTGCAGGAACTTT GGGGTATATGGCTCCTGAATATCTAGCTCATGGTCAATTAACAGAAAAGGCAGACGTATATAGTTTTGGAGTGTTGCTGCTAGAGATAGTCACTGCTAGACAGAACAACAGGAGCAAAGCATCAGAATATTCAGACAGCTTAGTTACAGTG GCATGGAAGCATTTTCAGGCAGGGACATCTGAACAATTATTTGATCCAAATCTAGACTTGCAGGAAGACCACAATAGCAATGTTAACGTTAAGGATGAGATTATAAGAGTGGTTCACATAGGACTTCTATGCACCCAAGAGGTCCCTTCTTTACGACCAAGCATGTCAAAGGCACTACAGATGCTAACAAAGAAGGAGGAGCATCTGGATGCTCCCTCTAATCCACCCTTCCTAGATGAGAGTACCATGGAACTTCATGACACAAGTGGTGAcccattttatcctcttactgCACCTGATTCAATTGCCACTATGTCCCATAGCTCTTTTTATCCCAGGTGA